A stretch of Brassica rapa cultivar Chiifu-401-42 chromosome A08, CAAS_Brap_v3.01, whole genome shotgun sequence DNA encodes these proteins:
- the LOC117127470 gene encoding putative F-box protein At1g50870, with protein sequence MRILKKKVLPRNQAWMNKKRRRRERSREDDRSQPNHIPLDITLGILSRLPAKSILRNRCVSKLWSYSIKLPSFINSFASRSTSRSPTLLVTISSGSGKYVFSFPQHQIPDGTICSPFYSYQIANLDWKYSLSNSIHGLILTSVFKIWNPALRQFLAFPHPDKYVSSRHASSYLGYDPLEGKYKVLFFMSTIKCTDQPRVLTLGTQESWRIITKGRCPMHRPCGHGRCFNGILYYRACLDGDSQCIIMSFDVKSEYFNIINYPEGRSCSSFHMIPYEGRLALVTYDHPYDDVELNILKDAHGHIWTRERYVLHLPYESIRRDLIYFVGTTDAGEYAFAPHGVYEAFYIIYFDPRRNSTRKVLFERNLDEFRRRCGLDSDDYFTMQVYPNHIESLFSL encoded by the coding sequence ATGAGGATTTTGAAGAAGAAAGTATTGCCGAGGAATCAGGCATGGATGaacaagaagagaagaagacgagAGAGATCTAGAGAAGATGATAGATCACAACCAAACCATATTCCTCTTGATATAACCTTGGGGATACTCTCCAGACTTCCTGCAAAATCGATCCTGAGAAACCGATGTGTCTCGAAGCTGTGGTCTTATTCTATCAAACTTCCGAGTTTTATCAACTCGTTCGCATCTCGGTCCACTTCACGATCGCCGACTCTTCTGGTCACCATCTCATCAGGTTCaggaaaatatgttttctcgTTTCCTCAACACCAGATTCCTGACGGGACGATTTGTTCTCCATTCTATAGTTATCAAATAGCAAACTTAGATTGGAAATATTCCCTATCCAACAGCATCCATGGATTGATTTTAACATCCGTATTCAAGATTTGGAACCCAGCCTTGAGACAGTTTTTAGCCTTTCCACATCCTGATAAATACGTCTCGAGTCGACACGCGTCGTCTTATTTGGGCTACGATCCTTTGGAAGGTAAATACAAAGTACTATTTTTCATGTCGACAATCAAATGTACTGATCAGCCTCGGGTTCTTACGTTGGGAACTCAAGAATCATGGAGAATAATAACCAAAGGACGTTGCCCTATGCATCGCCCATGTGGACATGGGCGATGCTTCAATGGGATTCTGTATTATAGAGCTTGCCTTGATGGTGATAGTCAATGTATCATAATGAGCTTTGATGTCAAATCTGAATACttcaatattataaattatccGGAGGGCCGCTCTTGTTCCTCGTTTCATATGATACCCTATGAAGGAAGGCTAGCTTTAGTTACTTATGATCATCCGTATGATGATGTTGAACTCAATATTTTGAAAGATGCACATGGACACATATGGACACGTGAACGCTATGTTCTTCATTTACCATATGAGAGCATACGGAGGGACTTGATATATTTCGTGGGTACTACAGATGCTGGTGAGTATGCTTTTGCTCCGCATGGTGTCTATGAAGccttttatattatatatttcgaTCCGAGGAGAAACAGTACTAGAAAAGTACTTTTTGAAAGAAATTTGGATGAGTTTAGACGCCGTTGTGGACTTGATAGCGACGACTACTTCACCATGCAAGTTTACCCAAATCACATCGAGAGTCTCTTTTCTTTATAG